The window GTCGTCCGTTGTGCCGAGGGGCACGTGTTCAGCACCGCTTCGTTCCCGATGCAGCAGGCCGAGCGGCTCGGCCCCGGCCGGCTCATGAGGTGTCCACGGTGTGCCAGGCTCCGCAGCGTGGTGCCTGTGGGACTGCAGAAGCGGTAGCGGCAGCAACGCGGTACCGGCGCGTGGAGTCGTCCTGATTGTGGGGGCTCCGCGCGTCTTGCGTATCCTCGCTACGTGCTTCTCTCAGACAAGGACATCCGGGCCGAGATCGACGCCGGGCGGGTGCGGATCGATCCCTTCGACGAATCCATGGTGCAGCCGTCGAGCATCGATGTGCGGCTCGACCGCTACTTCCGGGTGTTCGAGAACCACCGCTACCCCCACATCGACCCCTCCGTCGAACAGCCGGACCTCACCCGGCTCGTCGAGCCGGAGGGCGACGAACCGTTCATCCTGCATCCGGGGGAGTTCGTCCTCGCGTCGACGTACGAGGTCATCTCGCTTCCCGACGATCTCGCCTCCCGGCTCGAGGGCAAGAGCTCGCTCGGGCGGCTCGGGCTGGTCACCCACTCCACCGCCGGGTTCATCGACCCCGGCTTCTCCGGGCACGTGACCCTGGAGCTGTCGAACCTCGCGACCCTGCCGATCAAGCTCTGGCCCGGGATGAAGATCGGGCAGCTGTGCCTGTTCCGGCTCAGCTCGCCCTCCGAGGCCCCGTACGGCAGTGAACGCTACGGCTCCCGGTACCAGGGGCAGCGCGGTCCCACCGCCTCCCGCTCCTACCTCAACTTCCACCGCACGCAGGTATGAGGGGCGCGCCCACGACATGACCGAGATACGAGAGAACCTCAGCTACGAGGACTTCGGCACCGCCGTGCGCGAGCTCGCGCAGACCATCGCCGACGACGGGTACGAGCCGGACATCGTGCTCAGCATCGCGCGCGGCGGAGTCTTCGTCGCCGGCGGGCTCGCCTACGCCCTCGACTGCAAGAACATCCACCTGGTCAACGTCGAGTTCTACACCGGTGTCGGGACCACGCTCGAGATGCCCGTCATGCTCGCGCCCGTGCCCAACGTGATCGACTTCTCCGACAAGAAGGTCCTGATCACGGACGACGTCGCCGACACCGGCAAGACGCTCAAGCTGGTCCGCGACTTCTGCCTGGACACCGTCGCCGAGGTGCGCAGTGCCGTCATCTACGAGAAGTCCCAGTCGCTCGTGAAGTGCGAATACGTCTGGAAGCGCACCGACGACTGGATCAACTTCCCTTGGTCCGTGCTTCCTCCGTGCCGCAAGGCCGGTACGCCGATCACGCCCTCGAAGGACGCCCTGTAGCGAGACCCCGCATCGAGCGTCGTACGGCCCCGCAGCAGGCGCTGCGGGGCCGTACCTGTGCGTGGTCGGGTCAGGCGCTGGTCAGCGCGGCCTGGCCGCGGTCGGCCTTGACCGGGCCGGCGGCGGACGGCCGGACGTCGAAGTCGAACATGGCGGTGGGGACGTACAGCGAGCAGCAGGCGTTGGGGATGTCCACGATGCCGCTGATGCGTCCCTCTATGGGCGCGGAGCCGAGCAGCAGGTAGGCCTGCTCTCCGCTGTAGCCGAACCTCTTGAAGTACTCGACGGCGTTGAGGCACGCCCGCCGGTAGGCCAGCGTGGCGTCCATGTAGAAGTTGGTGTCCGTGTCGTGGTCGACGGAGACACCGATGAAACTGATGAACTCCGTGTAGCGCGGCTCGACGTTGCCGGGCATGAACACCGGGTTGGTGGTGATGCCGTACTTCTCCATGCCGCCCTTGATCAGTTCGACATGGAAGTCGATGTAGCCGCCCATCTCGATGGCGCCGCAGAAGCTGATCTCTCCGTCGCCCTGGCTGAAGTGCAGGTCGCCCGCGGAGAGCTTGGCGTCCTTGACGTACACGGGGAAGAAGGCCCGCGAGCCGCGGGTCATGTTCTTGATGTCCTGGTTGCCGCCGTTCTCACGGGCCGGCACCGTACGTGCCCCTTCCTCGGCGATGCGGGTGGCGACGTCACCGGTGGCCGTGCCGGCGAGCGCGTGGGTGGCGTCCGGAGGTACGGCGAGGGGCGGGACCCGGTTCGGGTCGGTGTCGATCAGCGCCTTCTCGCGCCTGTTCCAGCGGGCGAGCATCTCGGCGGACGGGGCCGTTCCGAACAGACCGGGGTGGGTGATTCCGGTGTAGCGGATGCCGGGCAGGTGGCGGGAGACCGCCTGCTGGCCGTGGAAGTTCCAGATGGCCTTGTAGGAGTCCGGGAAGTAGTCGGTCAGGAAGCCTCCGCCGTTGGTCTTGGCGAAGATGCCGGTGTAGCCCCAGCCCTGGCCCGCCGCGTCGCCGCGCTGCTGCGGCACGGGACCGAGGTCGAGGATGTCGACGACGAGCAGGTCGCCGGGTTCGGCGCCCTCCACGCCTATCGGCCCGCTGAGCATGTGAGGGACGGTCAGGTCGATGTCGCGCACGTCGTTGGCGGAGTCGTTGTCGCCGATCTGGCAGTCGGTCCAGTCGCGGCACTCGATCCGGAACTCCGCTCCCGGCTTCACCATGGTGGCGTTGGGGATGTCGGGGTGCCACCTGTTGTGTCCGGGAACGTCCTGCTCGCGCATCGACTTGCTCTGGTCCACGTTGAAGAGAATTTCGGGCATGACAACTCCTCACTTCTGATCCGGTGACGTTGGAGCACCCGCGCTGCCGGCCGGCGGAGCGGCTCGGGTCGGCCGGGGCGTTCCACGGGTGCGCGGCCACAGCCCCACGAACATCAGCACGCCGAACACTCCCAGCGCGATGGCGGTCTCGGTGGGGTGCTTCCAGTAGCCGGTGAGCAGCAGCGCCGCGGGAATGGCACCGGTGACCCAGCCCTCGATCGCGGTGATCCAGCCCGTATACGCCCTGAGGTGCTCCATCTTGAGGCCGAGCAGCAGGAAGAACAGGAACCAGAGCAAGGCCCAGTAGAGCCAGATGACCCCGAAGGGGGCGTCGTGCAAGAGGTGGAAATTGGCGTACGAATATCCCAGTGCGGCTATTGCCACAAACAATGAGTAGTAGCCGACGCCGGTGGTGTCGAGGTTGGCGAGCAGGCCGATACCCACGTACAGATAGGTGAATCCGAACAGGTAGATACCGGATGCCGCCAGAATCTTCTTGGGGTCGCCGCCGGCGGTGAAGATGAGGTAGGTCGGCGTCAGTACCTGCAATGTGCCCACGAACAGGTTCAGTATTGCTCCTGACCGGGCATCGACCTTGTTGAGGAGCAGCAACCCATTTATGAAGAGCACTGCGCCGACAAACAGGAGTCCCACATTTCCCACCGCGACGCACCTCCTGACTCCGCGTGGGGTGGAGACCGTCAGGGACGCGGCAGCCGCGAGAGCGCGGGGTGCGGTCGCCGCTCCGGCCTTGTGCGCGAGGGAACTTCGGAGACCACGGCTGGGGCCTCACGGGCCTGCTCCTCCCGTTCGCGGAGGGCGGCGGACGCGCTCGAGGTCGTCGACAGGCCGCGCGAGGAGTACAAACGCCTCGCAGCTTCCGCACAAGAAGGGCAACCGTATGTCTTGGGTGCCGTTCCGATCGTCAATTTCACATCGAAGGGGCCGCAATGGTCGCACAGATATTCGTAAGTGGCCATTATTGCTCCGGAAATTGGCTGGACGCTCACGAACCCGAGCGTGCGGCGCGCTGGAAAAGCGTGTGCCGCAACTGTTTCCTCTCTTCAAGGAGACGTCTCGTCAATGGGCGTGTCAAGTCGGGGAGGGGCCGTCCGCCCTCTCCCCTGCTCCGGCGGTCTGTGGGGTGCGCAACAGCGCATGATCGTGCGGCCGTATTGATCATTCAGGTGCCGCGGGGAACCAGTGGAAGATCCTCTGTGAGGGCGGGGTGAGGCGGCTCACTCGGGATTTTGCTGGACGGGCGCGACCGATACCTTTAGTTTCGATAAATAGATTGATTTTCCTTATGCGGAGGCACAGGCGCCGCGCATACTGTCTCGCAGAAAGCCAAGGAGGGCGGATCGGTGAGCAACATGGACGCCGTGTGGGTACGAGGCGTGAACGGCATTCAGTTGCATCACGTGACCGACCTGCAGGACGCCGGCAGGTTTCTGGGCAACGCGGCGATGGCCCTGCGGGCCGCACACGTGAGGACCGGCACCGACCAGTACGCCGGCCTCGCCGCCGAGCTGAAGAGCCTGGTGGAGCGGGTGCGGGAGCTGGAGGACACCGCACGTTCGGGCATGCACGAGCTGCACTCCACCGACCCCGAGCGGTTCGCCCGCTGCCGGGACGGTCATGAGCCGTGGCCCGGCGAGATCCCGGCGGGGTTCATACCGCGCCACACCTGCAAGGACGAGTGCCTCTACCACGACCGCGGCGTCGTCGAAGCCGTCATGCAGTGCACCTGCGGGCAGCCGCCGTGCCGGGCCTGCGAGATCGGCGGCAAGCTCTGACGAGCGAAGACCGGCGCAAGCCGGCGAGGACTCGCGAAGACCGGAGAAGACTCGCGAGGACCAGCTGAGACGAGCAAGGGGCCCGGCGCATCGCCGGGCCCCTTGTGCTGGTGGGCCGCTGGAACGCCGGAGCGTCAGAACGTGCCGAGCTTCACGATCGACAGCAGTGCGATCAGCTGGATCGCCGAGGCACCCAGGGCCTTGGGCCAGGGCAGGTCGTGGGAGCGGCTGACCATGAGGGTCAGCAGCGCGCCGCACGCGATCCAGGTGGCCCAGCCGAGCAGCTGGACGAAG of the Streptomyces sp. NBC_01788 genome contains:
- the dcd gene encoding dCTP deaminase, with amino-acid sequence MLLSDKDIRAEIDAGRVRIDPFDESMVQPSSIDVRLDRYFRVFENHRYPHIDPSVEQPDLTRLVEPEGDEPFILHPGEFVLASTYEVISLPDDLASRLEGKSSLGRLGLVTHSTAGFIDPGFSGHVTLELSNLATLPIKLWPGMKIGQLCLFRLSSPSEAPYGSERYGSRYQGQRGPTASRSYLNFHRTQV
- a CDS encoding phosphoribosyltransferase, which translates into the protein MTEIRENLSYEDFGTAVRELAQTIADDGYEPDIVLSIARGGVFVAGGLAYALDCKNIHLVNVEFYTGVGTTLEMPVMLAPVPNVIDFSDKKVLITDDVADTGKTLKLVRDFCLDTVAEVRSAVIYEKSQSLVKCEYVWKRTDDWINFPWSVLPPCRKAGTPITPSKDAL
- the fmdA gene encoding formamidase, translated to MPEILFNVDQSKSMREQDVPGHNRWHPDIPNATMVKPGAEFRIECRDWTDCQIGDNDSANDVRDIDLTVPHMLSGPIGVEGAEPGDLLVVDILDLGPVPQQRGDAAGQGWGYTGIFAKTNGGGFLTDYFPDSYKAIWNFHGQQAVSRHLPGIRYTGITHPGLFGTAPSAEMLARWNRREKALIDTDPNRVPPLAVPPDATHALAGTATGDVATRIAEEGARTVPARENGGNQDIKNMTRGSRAFFPVYVKDAKLSAGDLHFSQGDGEISFCGAIEMGGYIDFHVELIKGGMEKYGITTNPVFMPGNVEPRYTEFISFIGVSVDHDTDTNFYMDATLAYRRACLNAVEYFKRFGYSGEQAYLLLGSAPIEGRISGIVDIPNACCSLYVPTAMFDFDVRPSAAGPVKADRGQAALTSA
- a CDS encoding AmiS/UreI family transporter, which gives rise to MGNVGLLFVGAVLFINGLLLLNKVDARSGAILNLFVGTLQVLTPTYLIFTAGGDPKKILAASGIYLFGFTYLYVGIGLLANLDTTGVGYYSLFVAIAALGYSYANFHLLHDAPFGVIWLYWALLWFLFFLLLGLKMEHLRAYTGWITAIEGWVTGAIPAALLLTGYWKHPTETAIALGVFGVLMFVGLWPRTRGTPRPTRAAPPAGSAGAPTSPDQK
- a CDS encoding FmdB family zinc ribbon protein; the encoded protein is MATYEYLCDHCGPFDVKLTIGTAPKTYGCPSCAEAARRLYSSRGLSTTSSASAALREREEQAREAPAVVSEVPSRTRPERRPHPALSRLPRP